From a single Lolium rigidum isolate FL_2022 chromosome 7, APGP_CSIRO_Lrig_0.1, whole genome shotgun sequence genomic region:
- the LOC124678066 gene encoding stomatal closure-related actin-binding protein 1-like isoform X1: MTRASTIDFGRKTRSQVNWSGPLRPVNVIRNKFPTYKNGLNGIVIKLADDPEIPSLKETVAKETADLLDRRQRPSVRELAMKFEKGLSTATLLSNEVKWRQVALLERDILLKNLKSVLESLRGQVSGKFKDEIEESVSMVDILAIQLSKRENELLQQKTEVTRIATSLKLASEDARTIVDEERANARTEIENARAAVQRVQQVLKEKENCSQRIGKQDVDELREKVQEARRVKMLHCPSKAMDMKNEIHVLRDQFADMASSSAHLLKELELHQKFEENDAPSYELEGLESLGSMLRLVVRNNVSLSNASVQWFRVQPEGSKTEIISGATKLVYAPEPHDVGRYLRAEVNLGGEISVAKTAGPVDPAAGLVDYVETLVRNPETEYNVVVLQVNGIGQPTDSIHVLCIGKLRMRLATGTTVVAKEFYSSSMQLCGVRGGGDAAPQAMFWQPRKDLSLVLGFETARERNSAIMLARRFAIDCNIILVGPGDKTPW, encoded by the exons ATGACTCGTGCATCAACTATTGATTTTGGACGGAAGACACGGAGTCAGGTCAACTGGTCTGGGCCATTGCGTCCAGTAAATGTCATCAGGAATAAATTCCCAACTTACAAGAATGGTTTGAATGGGATAGTGATCAAATTGGCTGATGACCCAGAAATACCATCTCTTAAGGAGACTGTTGCCAAGGAGACAGCAGATCTCCTTGATAGGCGTCAGCGCCCTTCAGTCCGCGAGCTTGCAATGAAATTTGAGAAGGGTCTCAGTACCGCTACGTTGTTGTCTAATGAG GTTAAATGGAGGCAAGTGGCTTTATTGGAGCGAGACATCCTTCTGAAGAATCTAAAGAGTGTATTGGAGTCACTGAGAGGTCAAGTATCTGGAAAATTTAAGGATGAGATCGAGGAGTCAGTATCCATG GTGGATATTTTGGCAATTCAGCTGTCCAAAAGAGAAAATGAGTTGCTTCAGCAGAAAACAGAGGTCACGAGAATAGCGACTTCACTAAAACTG GCTTCTGAAGATGCCAGGACAATTGTTGACGAAGAAAGAGCTAATGCTCGCACGGAGATTGAAAATGCTAGAGCAGCTGTTCAAAGAGTTCAGCAAGTActtaaagaaaaggaaaactgTTCACAAAGAATTGGGAAGCAG GATGTGGATGAACTCAGGGAAAAAGTTCAAGAAGCACGAAGAGTTAAAATGCTGCATTGCCCCAGCAAG GCAATGGACATGAAAAATGAGATCCATGTTCTACGTGATCAATTTGCTGATATGGCTTCCAGTTCTGCTCATCTTTTGAAAGAA CTGGAGTTGCATCAGAAATTTGAAGAGAATGATGCACCGTCATATGAGTTAGAGGGTCTTGAAAGCTTAGGCTCCATGTTGCGCCTAGTTGTCCGGAACAATGTGAGTTTATCGAATGCTTCAGTACAGTGGTTTCGCGTACAGCCTGAAGGAAGCAAAACAGAAATCATTTCAG GTGCCACAAAGCTAGTATACGCTCCAGAACCTCATGACGTAGGGCGGTACTTGCGAGCTGAGGTTAACCTTGGTGGTGAAATCTCCGTTGCAAAGACTGCTGGCCCAGTAGACCCTG CAGCAGGTTTGGTCGATTATGTAGAGACCCTCgtcaggaatcctgaaactgaGTACAAT GTTGTTGTTCTTCAAGTGAATGGAATTGGCCAGCCTACAGATTCCATCCACGTTCTATGTATTGGGAAACTACGGATGCGGCTTGCCACAGGAACGACGGTCGTTGCCAAGGAATTCTACTCGTCGTCGATGCAG CTATGCGGTGTTAGAGGGGGCGGAGATGCTGCGCCGCAAGCGATGTTCTGGCAGCCCAGGAAAGACCTCAGCTTGGTCCTGGGCTTCGAGACGGCCAGGGAGCGCAACTCGGCAATCATGCTCGCCCGGAGATTCGCTATCGACTGCAAT ATTATACTTGTTGGTCCGGGGGACAAAACTCCGTGGTAA
- the LOC124678066 gene encoding stomatal closure-related actin-binding protein 1-like isoform X2 gives MTRASTIDFGRKTRSQVNWSGPLRPVNVIRNKFPTYKNGLNGIVIKLADDPEIPSLKETVAKETADLLDRRQRPSVRELAMKFEKGLSTATLLSNEVKWRQVALLERDILLKNLKSVLESLRGQVSGKFKDEIEESVSMVDILAIQLSKRENELLQQKTEVTRIATSLKLASEDARTIVDEERANARTEIENARAAVQRVQQVLKEKENCSQRIGKQDVDELREKVQEARRVKMLHCPSKAMDMKNEIHVLRDQFADMASSSAHLLKELELHQKFEENDAPSYELEGLESLGSMLRLVVRNNVSLSNASVQWFRVQPEGSKTEIISGATKLVYAPEPHDVGRYLRAEVNLGGEISVAKTAGPVDPAGLVDYVETLVRNPETEYNVVVLQVNGIGQPTDSIHVLCIGKLRMRLATGTTVVAKEFYSSSMQLCGVRGGGDAAPQAMFWQPRKDLSLVLGFETARERNSAIMLARRFAIDCNIILVGPGDKTPW, from the exons ATGACTCGTGCATCAACTATTGATTTTGGACGGAAGACACGGAGTCAGGTCAACTGGTCTGGGCCATTGCGTCCAGTAAATGTCATCAGGAATAAATTCCCAACTTACAAGAATGGTTTGAATGGGATAGTGATCAAATTGGCTGATGACCCAGAAATACCATCTCTTAAGGAGACTGTTGCCAAGGAGACAGCAGATCTCCTTGATAGGCGTCAGCGCCCTTCAGTCCGCGAGCTTGCAATGAAATTTGAGAAGGGTCTCAGTACCGCTACGTTGTTGTCTAATGAG GTTAAATGGAGGCAAGTGGCTTTATTGGAGCGAGACATCCTTCTGAAGAATCTAAAGAGTGTATTGGAGTCACTGAGAGGTCAAGTATCTGGAAAATTTAAGGATGAGATCGAGGAGTCAGTATCCATG GTGGATATTTTGGCAATTCAGCTGTCCAAAAGAGAAAATGAGTTGCTTCAGCAGAAAACAGAGGTCACGAGAATAGCGACTTCACTAAAACTG GCTTCTGAAGATGCCAGGACAATTGTTGACGAAGAAAGAGCTAATGCTCGCACGGAGATTGAAAATGCTAGAGCAGCTGTTCAAAGAGTTCAGCAAGTActtaaagaaaaggaaaactgTTCACAAAGAATTGGGAAGCAG GATGTGGATGAACTCAGGGAAAAAGTTCAAGAAGCACGAAGAGTTAAAATGCTGCATTGCCCCAGCAAG GCAATGGACATGAAAAATGAGATCCATGTTCTACGTGATCAATTTGCTGATATGGCTTCCAGTTCTGCTCATCTTTTGAAAGAA CTGGAGTTGCATCAGAAATTTGAAGAGAATGATGCACCGTCATATGAGTTAGAGGGTCTTGAAAGCTTAGGCTCCATGTTGCGCCTAGTTGTCCGGAACAATGTGAGTTTATCGAATGCTTCAGTACAGTGGTTTCGCGTACAGCCTGAAGGAAGCAAAACAGAAATCATTTCAG GTGCCACAAAGCTAGTATACGCTCCAGAACCTCATGACGTAGGGCGGTACTTGCGAGCTGAGGTTAACCTTGGTGGTGAAATCTCCGTTGCAAAGACTGCTGGCCCAGTAGACCCTG CAGGTTTGGTCGATTATGTAGAGACCCTCgtcaggaatcctgaaactgaGTACAAT GTTGTTGTTCTTCAAGTGAATGGAATTGGCCAGCCTACAGATTCCATCCACGTTCTATGTATTGGGAAACTACGGATGCGGCTTGCCACAGGAACGACGGTCGTTGCCAAGGAATTCTACTCGTCGTCGATGCAG CTATGCGGTGTTAGAGGGGGCGGAGATGCTGCGCCGCAAGCGATGTTCTGGCAGCCCAGGAAAGACCTCAGCTTGGTCCTGGGCTTCGAGACGGCCAGGGAGCGCAACTCGGCAATCATGCTCGCCCGGAGATTCGCTATCGACTGCAAT ATTATACTTGTTGGTCCGGGGGACAAAACTCCGTGGTAA
- the LOC124678877 gene encoding senescence-specific cysteine protease SAG39-like has translation MARYSMGFLVALALCACMLSALAARDLTDDSSTIARHEQWMAKYGRVYSDAAEKARRLEVFKANVEFIESVNAANDKFWLEANQFADMTNDEFRATHTGYKLPVGGSKGQKMTGFRYANVSLDALPTSVDWRTKGAVTPVKDQGQCGCCWAFSTVASMEGIVQLSTGTLISLSEQELVDCDTSDNGCGGGLMDNAFEFIVQNGGLTTETNYPYTGTDGTCNSNRASSSAASIKGHEDVPANDEASLQKAVAAQPVSVALDGGDDLFRFYKGGVLSGDCGTDLDHGVTVVGYGVADDGKKFWVIKNSWGTSWGEDGYIRMERDIADKQGLCGLAMQPSYPTA, from the exons ATGGCTAGATACTCAATGGGTTTCCTTGTCGCCCTCGCCTTGTGTGCCTGCATGCTTAGCGCTCTAGCGGCACGGGACCTCACCGACGATAGCTCCACAATCGCGAGGCACGAGCAATGGATGGCCAAGTACGGGCGTGTGTACAGCGATGCAGCTGAGAAAGCACGACGGCTAGAGGTGTTCAAAGCCAACGTGGAGTTCATAGAGTCGGTGAATGCTGCGAACGACAAGTTCTGGCTTGAGGCCAACCAGTTCGCAGATATGACCAACGATGAATTCAGGGCTACTCATACAGGGTATAAACTTCCGGTGGGTGGTAGCAAGGGCCAGAAGATGACGGGCTTTAGGTACGCGAATGTCAGCCTTGACGCTCTCCCAACTTCCGTGGACTGGAGAACCAAAGGCGCTGTCACTCCCGTCAAGgatcaaggccaatgtg GGTGCTGTTGGGCGTTCTCCACAGTTGCCTCCATGGAGGGCATTGTGCAGCTCAGCACCGGCACACTGATCTCTCTATCGGAGCAGGAGCTCGTGGACTGCGACACCTCGGACAATGGCTGTGGCGGCGGGCTCATGGACAATGCCTTTGAGTTCATCGTCCAGAATGGCGGCCTCACCACCGAGACAAACTACCCCTACACCGGCACAGATGGCACATGCAACTCCAATAGGGCGTCCAGCTCCGCCGCATCCATCAAGGGGCATGAGGACGTGCCAGCCAACGACGAGGCATCTCTACAGAAGGCGGTGGCAGCACAGCCTGTGTCTGTGGCACTTGATGGTGGGGACGACCTCTTCCGGTTCTACAAGGGTGGTGTGCTATCTGGTGACTGCGGAACGGACCTCGATCATGGTGTTACTGTGGTCGGGTACGGTGTGGCTGATGATGGAAAAAAGTTTTGGGTGATAAAAAACTCATGGGGAACATCATGGGGTGAGGATGGTTATATCAGAATGGAGAGGGACATCGCCGACAAGCAAGGCCTATGCGGTCTCGCCATGCAGCCTTCCTACCCGACGGCTTAA
- the LOC124669244 gene encoding probable carboxylesterase 18, producing MEAKTRSQEMAADESTRPAAPALPWSARLQIFALSAATDLAQRSNGTVNRFLFKLGDRQTPVRPSPDALGIRSNDLTVDATRNLWARVYSPAAEAAGAGPLPVVVYFHGGGLTFLSPSSLPVDGMCRRFCHELRAVVVSVNYRLAPEHRYPAAYDDCEEVLRYLGATGLPADVSVPVDLSRCFLAGDSAGGNIVHHVAQRWTSSPPSNNPVRLAGIILLQAYFGGEERTEAELRLEGVAPLVNMRRSDWSWRAFLPVGADRNHPAAHVTGEAGPEPELQEAFPPAMVVVGGLDPLQDWQRRYAAMLLRKGKTARLVEFPDAIHAFYAFPELPDAVKLVEEIKAFMGSYGSAH from the coding sequence ATGGAGGCCAAGACGAGGAGCCAAGAGATGGCCGCTGACGAGAGCACCCGACCAGCGGCGCCGGCGCTGCCATGGTCGGCCCGGCTCCAGATCTTCGCGCTCAGCGCCGCCACCGACCTGGCGCAGCGCAGCAACGGCACCGTCAACCGCTTCCTCTTCAAGCTCGGCGACAGGCAGACGCCCGTGAGGCCGAGCCCGGACGCGCTCGGCATCCGCTCCAACGACCTCACCGTCGACGCCACCCGGAACCTCTGGGCGCGCGTCTACTCCCCGGCGGCGGAGGCAGCCGGGGCGGGGCCCCTCCCCGTCGTCGTGTACTTCCACGGCGGCGGCTTGACGTTCCTCTCACCGTCGTCCTTGCCGGTGGACGGCATGTGCCGGCGCTTCTGCCACGAGCTGCGCGCCGTGGTCGTGTCCGTCAACTACCGCCTCGCGCCCGAGCACCGCTACCCGGCCGCCTACGACGACTGCGAGGAGGTGCTCCGCTACCTCGGCGCCACGGGGCTCCCCGCCGACGTCTCCGTCCCGGTCGAcctctcccgctgcttcctcgccGGGGACAGCGCCGGCGGCAACATCGTCCACCACGTGGCCCAGCGCTGGACGTCATCCCCTCCCTCCAACAACCCCGTCCGCCTCGCCGGCATCATCCTCCTGCAGGCGTACTTCGGCGGCGAGGAGCGCACCGAGGCGGAGCTGAGGCTGGAGGGCGTGGCGCCGCTGGTGAACATGCGCCGGTCGGACTGGTCGTGGAGGGCGTTCCTGCCGGTGGGTGCGGACCGGAACCACCCGGCGGCGCACGTGACGGGCGAGGCCGGCCCGGAGCCGGAGCTGCAGGAGGCGTTCCCGCCGGCGATGGTGGTCGTCGGCGGGCTCGACCCGCTGCAGGACTGGCAGCGCCGCTACGCCGCCATGCTGCTGCGGAAGGGGAAGACGGCGCGCCTGGTGGAGTTCCCCGACGCGATCCA